TCCCAAAACCTTCCACCTGGTTATACCCGCGTTTTTTTAATTTTTGTTTGTGCAGCGGCACCGGAATCACCAAATCGATTTCTTTATAAGAATCGATTTCAGAAATTTCAGCGCCCAACCATTTTCCGAAGAAAGTGCTGACCTTCTTTTTTCCGCGGTATTTTAAATTGTGCAAAAGTTCTTGCGTCAACCCTCTTTTCTGAAAATAAATGAGTGCTGTAGCATTCTTCACCAAAAATCTTCCGTAGAATTTATCTTTCAAACTATTGTTTCCAGTTTTGTGGAATGAAGCAATTGGTAGCGAATGAATACACGCCGTACACAATACGTCTTCCTGTTTCATTAAATGTTGTTTACAACCCACACAAACTTTTGGAAATAGTAGATTTAACATATTTTAAGAATTTTTACCATTTTGTAAACGTTTGTTAAAGAAATACCTGCCTACTTTTACCACCTAAACTTAACTTATTAATTATGAGTAGCGAAAACGAAAACAATAGTGGCAAATTTAAGATTCTGATTGGCGTACTTTCAGTATTACTTATTGCCTTGGCCGTTTATACTGTAACGTTGTTCAACGATAGTAAAAATACGGTATCAAATCTTGAGATGCAAAAGGCAGATATTGAACAAGAGCTTGAGGGCCTGATTGCAAATTACGATGAAGTAATAAAGGAAAATGAACTTAAAGACAAAGATTTATTAGCAGCGAGAGAAAGAATAACGATTCTGCTAGATTCGGTGAAAGATGCCCAAGCAAATGTGGCCTTGATTGAAAGATACAAAGCCGAAGTAGGCAGACTTAAGCAGGAACGCTCTATGCTTTTTAAACGTGCTGATAGTTTAATTGCTGTAAACAGACAGCTCGCTATGGAGCGCGATAGCACCTCAATGGAGCTTTCCAATACACGAATGGTTGTAGACTCAGTAAGTCAGGAAAATTTGGCTATGAACGAAACCATTAAAAAAGGTTCTATTGTAAAAGCAACCGACCTTCGCGGTGAAGCTGTAATTATAAGAAACAGTGGAAAAGTAGTTGATACCAAACGTGCAAGTCGTGCTGATAAGATTAGAGCTTGCTTTACCTTGGCACCTAACGCCATTGCAACAAGGGGTGACAGGACATTGTATGTTCAAGTTATAAACCCTCGTAACAAAATGATGGGTGATGATGCTGTAAAACAGTTTGAGGAGAAAAACATTAATTATAGTAGTTCTACAAATGTATTTTACGAAAATGACGAATTGGATGTATGTATCTTAGTAAATTCAGCCGAAGCAGATCTTGTGGAAGGACGTTATACCATCAACCTTTTTGATGGGCCAAACCAAATTGCGACCACTACCATGGAGCTTAAATAATCATGTTTTAAAATTAAAAGTAGGTAATTTTAAAATAAATGAAACCGCTGTGAACTTATCACGGCGGTTTTTTTATTTTTGCGCTATGGCAAACAACGACGATCAATTTAAGAAAGTAGTATCTCACGCAAAGGAGTACGGATATATATTTGCATCAAGTGAAATCTATGATGGGCTTAGCGCAGTCTATGATTACGCACAAAACGGAGTAGAATTAAAGAAAAACATTCGCGAATATTGGTGGCGCAGCATGGTGTATATGCACCAAAACATAGTAGGCATAGATTCTGCTATATTGATGCACCCCACCACATGGAAGGCTTCCGGCCACGTTGATGCTTTCAACGACCCTTTGATAGATAATAAAGATTCCAAAAAACGCTATCGTGCCGATGTGCTTATTGAAGATTACGCCGAAAAACTAAACCAAAAGGCCCAAAAGGAAATAGAAAAAGCAAAAGGTCGTTTTGGCGATAGTTTTGATGAAGAACAATTTGTAAGCACAAATCCCCGTGTAGTGCGTTATCTTGAGGAACAGCGTACCGTTTTGGAACGCATGGCACGCTCTCTTGAAAAGGAAGATTTGGCAGATGTAAAGGCTTTGATTGAAGAATTGGGCATTGCCGATCCCGAAACGGGTTCAAAAAATTGGACCGAAGTACGCCAATTCAACCTCATGTTTGGCACCAAGCTAGGAGCCTCTGCTGAAAGCGCCATGGATCTTTACCTGCGGCCAGAAACCGCCCAAGGTATTTTCGTAAACTTTTTGAACGTTCAAAAAAGCGGAAGGATGAAGATTCCTTTCGGAATCGCCCAAACCGGGAAAGCTTTCAGAAATGAAATTGTAGCCAGACAGTTTATCTTCCGTATGCGTGAATTTGAACAGATGGAAATGCAATTCTTTGTACGTCCCGGCGAAGAGCTGAAATGGTACGAATACTGGAAGGAAACCAGATTAAAATGGCACTTATCACTTGGGATGGGAGAAGAAAACTACCGTTTCCACGACCACGAAAAGTTAGCACATTACGCTAATGCCGCAGCAGATATAGAATTTAATTTCCCCTTCGGTTTCAAAGAATTGGAAGGAATTCATTCCCGAACCGATTTTGATTTAAAGGCACACGAAAAATTTTCTGGAAAAAAATTACAATTTTTCGATCCGGAATTGAACGAAAGTTATGTGCCATACGTTGTGGAAACCTCTATTGGTTTGGACAGAATGTTCCTCGCCGTTTTGAGCAATTCATTACAGGATGAAACTTTAGAGGACGGAAGCGTGCGAACTGTTCTAAAATTGCCCGCTATTTTGGCGCCAGTAAAAGCTGCTGTTTTACCATTGGTTAAAAAAGATGGTTTGCCCGAAATTGCCCAAAAAATAATTGACGATCTTCAGTGGGATTATAACGTAATTTATGACGAAAAAGATGCCGTTGGAAGACGCTATCGCCGCCAAGATGCTGCCGGAACGCCGTTCTGCATTACAGTGGACCATCAAACTATTGAAGATGATACCGTAACCATTCGCTACCGCGATACTATGGAGCAGGAACGTATCAAAGTTTCAGAAATTTCAGAAAAAATGAAGGAAACCATTTCATTCAAACATTGGCTTTCCGAATAATTTTTTAAGTGGTTAATTCTATATTTCGAAGGAGGAGGATATTTGGTTATCCTCCTTTTTTTTGACTCCAAAATTATTCATCGCGATTCTTTATTTCGGTAATTTCAACTGGAGCCGCCTTTTCACAACGGTTCATTCTGCGCAGTCCATTAAATTTTAACCAAATAGTTTGATTATCTCTTCTGAAATTTTCACTCAAATTAATGGGGTCAACATAATAAAAATCTTTCTCGCCTTCCTTTAACTGAATGGTGTATTCACAATCATCGGCCAAATCAGAATAGATTATCCTGCCCGGCAAATAACCATCAGCCATCATTTTTGCCGCAAGCGCTTTTTTAGCTTCTATTTCAGCAGCGCTATTGGTTTCCATATTTTGAGATTGGTTTTGTGAAGAAACGCAGGAGAAAACTGCAAAACTAAACAATAAGTAAAACGAAATTTTGGCCAACATTCTTTTTGGTTTTTAAGTAATGTATGAAGATACAAAAATTAAAAATACGCCCGTAACTGAATACTTCCAGTATGCACAGTTTTAGTAGTCTCACTTTTTCTACCGAAATATGAAAGATTAGCATCCAAATATTTAGTTATCCGTTTTTGAAAAAGCAAACGCCAAGTAAAGTTGGTGCCCGGCTGCAAGCCTTCCAACATTTGGTAAGCCACGGGTGAAAAAGGACTTCCTTCAAATTTATTATCAATATAATTGAATTCCCCATTTATTGAAACCTTTTCGGCATTGGTGTAGGCGAAGGAAAAACCCATTGTTTGCTGGTTCAGCTTTTCCATTTCGCCCAATTGATTGTCTTGGTTTGCAAATTCATAAAAAACATCAAAACGTGTTTGTTGGTTCAGTAAATAGGAGATTTTCGGATTGAATTCATAGGAATCGAGACGGTAATTTCTGTTGGCAAAATTTTCAGAAAGACTTTCATTGCTGCCCGTTGCACCTTTTAAATTCAGCAACCAACTTTCCCAAAATTTATGATTGAAATTAAATTGGTGACTTTTCAGATTATTTCTTTGTAAACCCACAGCGAGCAGATTATCTGCCGAAGTAGATATGAAAGTATAACTCGTTGTAAAATGCTGCTTTCCGCGATTGAAAAATAAAGCATTTCGAAAATTCAGGGTAAGTCCCAATTGTTCATCGCCGCCATCTTCAAAAGGATTGATGTTGAAACCGTCGTTTTTCCGCTTTACTTTTCGGTCCAAAACATAAGAGGTTTGATTGTAAAAATGCGAAAGCACATTTCTAAATCCTTCTTTGTTTGACCAATTTTGTGGATTTAACGTAAGAATTTGACTAAACTTATTCTGTCTAATCTTTAGAAAAACCTGATTGGGAAGCAACACCCGAATATACTCCGCTTGATCCTGAAATTGAGCCACTTCAAATTCTTCAAGTTCCTGAATGCCATTGTTGTTGTAATCAATCCAGGTGTAAACGCCCTGTCCCGGTTCTGTCTTAACATACATAAATTCCTGTTGCGGAATCACTCCATTGTTAGACTCCAAAGCGGTATTTAAACGAATGCCGCCATCAAATAGTGATTGATTGTAAATTATTCGAGAGTTTAGCGAACGCTCAGTCTCCCGATTATCGATTACTACCGGGAGCGAATCATTCGGATCAAAACCTGTGCCCGACTTTGGCTCGTATTTCAAGGTTCTGTAGTTTGCAAATGCTGAAAGTTGGGTGTTTTCAGTATTTATAAGTCGAGACTTTAAATAATACGTATTTGAAGAATTCACCTTTTGAAGCACATTATTACGAACACTATCATTAACCCGAAACTGATAACCGGCCTCAACAAAAACCTTAGTACTATCACCAATGCCCGAAAAAACCTCAAAAGCTGCGAATTTTTGACTTATTGGTGAAATACTATCGCGCGTTACATCTTTTATTTGGTTGTCTTCCAAAGCCACTTTACCGCCTACCCAAGCTTTTTTGAAGGAATAAGTTGACGTGTTATTCAATCTAAAAAATTTTGAAGAAATAGAATCTGCCTTGCTGTTCAGAAAGCTTCCATAGGTCTGTAGTCTTAGTTTTTTTAGCTTTATTTCTGAAGCACTTACGTGCCGTGTACCATTGAAATTTTCAGAAAAATTCAAATTTTGGAATTCATACCTTCCGCCACCAATTTTTGGATGTGAAACCTCAACTCCTGAAATCACAAAACTTTGGTTGCCCATAGGGTTGATAAGGTTCCAATCTCGGTTAAATTCAATATTGTAAAGCCTTTCAATGGTTCTAAAATCTTTTTGAACAAAATCCAAGGAACCGAAGCCATCAATTTTTAAAGTATCGGCGGTGGTGAACAAACGTTGCTTAAAAGCCAGCCTTCCCGCAAAACCATTGTTATTATTATCGTCAATATCACTAAAAAGATTCAGGTCGTTTTGGCTTCCTGCCGCTTCAAAGTCAATACGTGTCTTTTCCGAAGGATGGAAACTTCCATTTACACCGCCCACCTGTAATTTTATGGGTGCATTTAGCCTAATAACGGGCGCATAATTTCCTTGGGGCACACCATTAACTGGTGCTACGTATTCAAAAATACGACTGATGGCATTGGTTTCGCTAATCACATAGTCGCCATTATTTGGCCCCACAAGTGAAAATCGCACACTGAAAAGTTCATCATCGGGATTGCTTGAAAAAACGAAAACTTCTTCACCGTTAATAATTTCCTTTTTATAAAGAATTTTATTTTCGGAATAGGTGTCAGGCACCGCCGATGGAGCGTTCATCAGCTCCCTATCATCGCCTGCTGCCTGTAAAATAGCCACTTGTTCTTCGGAAAGATTTTGTTGCAGGGGTTGGTTTTTGGCATCATTTTCCGAATAAACATATACACCTAAATCAAGGTTATCGCTTGTGTAATTTCCTCCCCCATAACCTATAAAACGGGTGTAGCTTCTATCGGTATATTGATATTCTACCGAAATGCGCATATTGCTGGTTATCGGATAGGTAGGGTTGAATTTTATTTCCCCAGCGTTATAATCAATTACATAATCTTCGTTTTCTCCTCGCTGCAAAAGCAGTCCGTTAACGTAAACCCGCTCGCTTCCCGAAACCACCAAAATATAAAGTTCGCCATTGGGACCGACCAATTTATACGGTCCTTGGTTGCCTTCCTGCCCAACAAATTCACTTTTTGAAAATACGCCGCGCACCAAAGCGCCGGAAGCAAAAGCTGAAATTTTGGAACCGTCTTCGTTGTTAAAAGTTCCGCCAAGCGAGATTCCCTGTACTTTTTTTGTAAATCGGCCGAAATAACTATTGCTGTTCTGCAAGTCAATATCACCAGCGCGGATGTTCCAGTTTTCGCCAAAAAGTTCGATGAAAATTTGGTCAAACTCATTCAAACTTTGGGAGTAGCCGCCTTCCTGTGTGGGAATATTGGCGTCCTGAATTGATGCCCGAATGGAAACCTTTTCGCTCAACTTTCCTGTAATTTGAAGGTCGAGTTCGCTATTCACCACCGCATTTTGATTGTTACCTATAGTGATTCCGCGAGAAATGCTACCCGAAGTGTTCAACCCGTCAAAAGGTGTAAATGTGTTTTTAGTATTGCTTTCGTCCAAAGAGTACAGCTTCTCTATTTGGCCCGTATTTTCCACAATAATTTTTGGATCGAGGGCGAAATATTCCCGAGTTAAAAACTCTGGGTATTGTAAATATTGAATAGTGAGTGAATCTTTTTGTTGCTGTAATTCTTCAGAAAAAATAATGGTTCCTTTTTTGAAATCTATTCGATAGCTAAAAGGATCGGGTGAGTTTCCTTCCCTATCAAGAATCACGAAACGTTTTGGGTTGATGCCCGCGCTGTCCAAAACCACGGTATCCCTTAATGCAACTTTTCTTTCTTTATAATTGGAAGTAATATCCTGCGCATGGCCGATGGCAGCAAAAAAAAGAAAAAAAACTAACAGGTAAAACTTCATCATCAATATAACTGAATGTAGCGTTTTATATTTTGTGAATATATTATGAAAATCTTTACGGTCGTGGGCCGTGTAAAAATACAATGTTAATTAACTTAGTGGCCTTTAATAAACGCTACTTACAATGAAAATTATTTCATACAACGTAAACGGAATTCGCGCCGCAATGCGCAAAGGTTTTATTGATTGGTTAAAAGCCGCAAACCCTGATGTTATCTGCCTACAGGAAACCAAAGCCAATTTTGACCAAGTGGAAATCGAAGAAATTGAAAAAGCAGGTTACCCCTATCATTATTGGTACAGTGCCGTAAAAAAGGGTTACAGTGGGGTGGCGATCCTTTCAAAAATTAAACCGAACCATATAGAATACGGCACCGGCATTGAATATATGGACGCCGAAGGAAGAAACATCCGTGTAGATTTTGATAACGTTTCGGTAATGAGTTTATACTTGCCCAGCGGTACAAACATAGACCGGTTGGAGCACAAACTTACTTATATGGACGATTTTCAGA
The Aequorivita iocasae genome window above contains:
- a CDS encoding ComF family protein, with product MKQEDVLCTACIHSLPIASFHKTGNNSLKDKFYGRFLVKNATALIYFQKRGLTQELLHNLKYRGKKKVSTFFGKWLGAEISEIDSYKEIDLVIPVPLHKQKLKKRGYNQVEGFGMEIAKALNVPYRDDILIKISKSGSQVFKTRILRFEAEEVFSIQKLEAIKDKHILLVDDIITTGATLEKCALQLLKGENVSLSIATIAVA
- a CDS encoding exodeoxyribonuclease III; this translates as MKIISYNVNGIRAAMRKGFIDWLKAANPDVICLQETKANFDQVEIEEIEKAGYPYHYWYSAVKKGYSGVAILSKIKPNHIEYGTGIEYMDAEGRNIRVDFDNVSVMSLYLPSGTNIDRLEHKLTYMDDFQKYIDNLKKEIPNLVICGDYNICHEAIDIHDPIRNANVSGFLPVERKWLDGFMKSGFIDSFRHFNKEPHNYTWWSYRANARNNNKGWRIDYNLVSEPLLDNLKRAVILPDAMHSDHCPHLVELEFEK
- a CDS encoding glycine--tRNA ligase translates to MANNDDQFKKVVSHAKEYGYIFASSEIYDGLSAVYDYAQNGVELKKNIREYWWRSMVYMHQNIVGIDSAILMHPTTWKASGHVDAFNDPLIDNKDSKKRYRADVLIEDYAEKLNQKAQKEIEKAKGRFGDSFDEEQFVSTNPRVVRYLEEQRTVLERMARSLEKEDLADVKALIEELGIADPETGSKNWTEVRQFNLMFGTKLGASAESAMDLYLRPETAQGIFVNFLNVQKSGRMKIPFGIAQTGKAFRNEIVARQFIFRMREFEQMEMQFFVRPGEELKWYEYWKETRLKWHLSLGMGEENYRFHDHEKLAHYANAAADIEFNFPFGFKELEGIHSRTDFDLKAHEKFSGKKLQFFDPELNESYVPYVVETSIGLDRMFLAVLSNSLQDETLEDGSVRTVLKLPAILAPVKAAVLPLVKKDGLPEIAQKIIDDLQWDYNVIYDEKDAVGRRYRRQDAAGTPFCITVDHQTIEDDTVTIRYRDTMEQERIKVSEISEKMKETISFKHWLSE